TGAAAAAGCGGAGCCCCTGGCTGAAGCCGACCTCGACAGTCTCAATCTGGCGCGGATCCTCGTTGACGGAGAGAAGATTTATGTCCCGCGCCCTGGCGAGACGCCTCCTTCTCTCCAGGTGGGAGGAGACAATTCTGGCTCTCCGTTGAGTCCGCCGCAAAGCAAGTTGAACCTCAATACCGCTACTGCCGCGGATTTGGATGCCCGCCTCCCTGGAATCGGTCCTGTCCTCGCCCAGCGCATCGTCGACTACAGGAACAGCCACGGCCCTTTTCGTTCCATTGAAGACCTCCAGAACGTTTCCGGAATTGGTCCGAGCCGTTTCGAGCAAATCAAAGAACTTGTGACAATCTAAAACAGGAAGATGAAAGGCTTCCAGGGGCCGGGGGAATTTTTGCGGGGACCGGCAGGAATTTTGCCGAAAACCTCGAATAAAATTTTACTGGAGTCTTGTTTTGTTTCCTGCCTTCGGGGGCCTGCCCTTCTGCGTGAAGCTGGAGAAGGGTGGACAAGTTTTTTTGGAATTTGATGCAGGGAGGTGAGAGGAGGTCGGGCCTTTTTGGCTTTTTCAGGATCTTTCTGATGAATAAAAGAGAGGGAGGGAAACTCCCGGGCCGGAAAGTGCTTCGAAAGCGACAAAAAGGAGAAAACAAACCTGGCTTGGTGTGATGAGCGGCAGTCAAGATTAATGTTTTAAGGGGGGAAAAACAATTATGGATCTTAACTGGATGATGGCAGTCGCGATTCTACTCCCGCTTGTAGCCGGAATCCTGATCTTCATTTTTCGCCATTATCAGATCCGCGGCCTGATCGTAGTCATAACGGCCCTCGCACTGATCATCAACTCCATCTATTTCTTAAAGCTGGGCCCCGTTGAGTATACGCCCGAAGGTTCCAACTGGGGTCTTGCCATTACGGTTCTTGATTATCTCATCTTATTATTTTATATCTACGCAGGTCTCAGTTTACGCAACTGGCTCGTCCTGATTTTTGCTCTTACCCAGATCGTCCCGCTTGCTTACTGGGAATTTGGAATGGGAGCACATGTGGAATTAGAACCTGCCTTTGTCGTAGACCATCTTGCCATTGTGATGACTTTAGTCATCTCCATCATTGGTTCTCTAATCTGTATTTATGCCATTCGTTACATGCATGACCACGAGCACCACCTGCACCTGGAGAAATCGCGGCAGTCGCGTTTTCTCTTCTGGCTGGTGATGTTCCTCGGTGCCATGAACGGGCTTGTTTTTGCGAACAACCTGTACTGGCTCTACTTCTTCTGGGAAGTCACCACCCTTTGCTGCTTCCAGTTAATCGCTCACGACCTGACAAAAGAAGCAATCAACAACGCAGCCCGCGCCCTTTGGATGAACTCGCTGGGTGGCACTGCTTTCATCCTGGCGATGATCTATCTTTATGTTAACCACGGCGGAGCAGATGCCCTTTCAATGCAGAACATCATTAGTGGGGGCTTGGGGCAGGCGGCCGCTTTGCTTCCGGTTGCGCTCCTCTGTTTCACCGGTTTCACCAAAGCAGCCCAGTTGCCTTTCCAGGGCTGGCTGCTGGGAGCGATGGTCGCGCCGACTCCGGTTTCCGCGTTACTTCACTCCAGTACAATGGTGAAGGCCGGGGTCTACCTTGTGGTACGTCTGGCTCCTGCCTTCGCAGGAAGCTACCTGGGCGTCATGGTTGCCCTCGTGGGAGCTTTTACCTTCTTGGGGGCCTCAGGATTGGCCATCAGCCAGACCACAGGAAAGCGTGTTCTGGCTTACTCTACGATTGCAAACCTCGGCTTGATTATTGCTTGTGCGGGAATTAACACACCACTGGCGATTGCTGCTTCGATCCTGCTCATAATCTTCCACGCCATTTCCAAGGGCCTCATGTTCCTCTGTGCCGGCACCATCGAGCACATCATTTGGAGCCGGGAAATCGAGGACATGGAAGGCCTTGCCGAAAAGGCTCCGGTTACTACTTTCATTACGGCGATCGGGATTCTTTCCATGTTCCTGCCTCCCTTTGGTATGCTCCTGGCGAAGTGGATGGCGCTCGAGGCCGCTTATGCAGTTCCTCTCGCGGCCATTCTCTTCGTTCTGGCCAGCGCCGCAACCATCGTCTTCTGGGCCAAGTGGCTCGGCCGGTTGCTCCAGGTCTTGCCGCGGTTGGGACGGAAGTTCGAGTCCCTTTCGCTCAGTTATTCGGTGCCCCTGTGGGTGCTCGTAATCGGGATTTTTGTCGTCGGTATCGGCGTTGCCCCGGTTTACGAGAAATTCGTTCACTTTGCTGTCAATAACGTGATTGCTGCAGAACAGGTATTTGCCGAAGGTTGGAATGTCCTGGTGCCCGGTGTCTCGGCTGTGACGCCTCTTCCTGCTCCGGCAGTAGGCGCCTATCCTGTTTGGCCGCTCTTCGTCGTGTTTGGGGTCGCCCTCTTGCTTCCCTTCCTCTTCCTGGCGCTGAAGCCCCAGGAACTGCGCCCCGTCTACATGTGCGGTGAACAGGTGGGGGATACCGATACGGATGAGTGGGTGACCGCAGCCGACCAGAAGGCAAAGGTCCAGCTAGGTGGCTATTACTTCCAGAACGTGCTGGGAGAAGCGGCATTGAATCCCTGGGTAAACACCGTTGCCATTGCCCTCCTCCTGATCCTGTTCGGCGTTGTGTTGGGGGTGGTCTTACAATGAACCCGTTCTGGATCGCTCTGATCGCTGTTATTGTGGTCCCGATTATCGGCGGGCTCCTG
This region of Bacillota bacterium genomic DNA includes:
- a CDS encoding ComEA family DNA-binding protein — protein: MLPWDRKVQGLLLLLAAALIFAGGFKYARWQGVRSPAGTVIDEKTGEGENPGGTEHPQGELIGVHVAGAVGKPGVYYFPQGTRVVAAVEKAEPLAEADLDSLNLARILVDGEKIYVPRPGETPPSLQVGGDNSGSPLSPPQSKLNLNTATAADLDARLPGIGPVLAQRIVDYRNSHGPFRSIEDLQNVSGIGPSRFEQIKELVTI
- a CDS encoding proton-conducting transporter membrane subunit, which produces MDLNWMMAVAILLPLVAGILIFIFRHYQIRGLIVVITALALIINSIYFLKLGPVEYTPEGSNWGLAITVLDYLILLFYIYAGLSLRNWLVLIFALTQIVPLAYWEFGMGAHVELEPAFVVDHLAIVMTLVISIIGSLICIYAIRYMHDHEHHLHLEKSRQSRFLFWLVMFLGAMNGLVFANNLYWLYFFWEVTTLCCFQLIAHDLTKEAINNAARALWMNSLGGTAFILAMIYLYVNHGGADALSMQNIISGGLGQAAALLPVALLCFTGFTKAAQLPFQGWLLGAMVAPTPVSALLHSSTMVKAGVYLVVRLAPAFAGSYLGVMVALVGAFTFLGASGLAISQTTGKRVLAYSTIANLGLIIACAGINTPLAIAASILLIIFHAISKGLMFLCAGTIEHIIWSREIEDMEGLAEKAPVTTFITAIGILSMFLPPFGMLLAKWMALEAAYAVPLAAILFVLASAATIVFWAKWLGRLLQVLPRLGRKFESLSLSYSVPLWVLVIGIFVVGIGVAPVYEKFVHFAVNNVIAAEQVFAEGWNVLVPGVSAVTPLPAPAVGAYPVWPLFVVFGVALLLPFLFLALKPQELRPVYMCGEQVGDTDTDEWVTAADQKAKVQLGGYYFQNVLGEAALNPWVNTVAIALLLILFGVVLGVVLQ